The Oceanisphaera avium genome includes a region encoding these proteins:
- the lpxA gene encoding acyl-ACP--UDP-N-acetylglucosamine O-acyltransferase, which produces MTKASASIHETAIIHPSAIIGQGVEIGPWTLIGADVEIGDDCWIGSHVVIKGPTRIGQRNRIFQFCSIGEDCQDKKYAGELTRLEIGDDNVIRESCTFHRGTSQDESLTRVGSRNLFMVNVHVAHDCRIGDDCIFANNATLAGHVHIGSHVIFGGHAAIHQFGRVGSHAFIAGCAALNKDVPPYVMAAGLYAKPFGVNSEGLRRRGFSPEAISAIKKAYKIIFRSGKTVSEVIPELETLNAEQPAVGTMIEFLQQNERGIIRA; this is translated from the coding sequence GTGACTAAAGCAAGTGCAAGCATTCACGAAACAGCCATCATCCACCCCAGTGCCATAATCGGCCAAGGCGTTGAAATTGGTCCTTGGACCTTGATCGGTGCCGATGTTGAGATTGGCGACGATTGCTGGATTGGCTCTCATGTGGTGATTAAAGGGCCGACTCGCATTGGCCAGCGTAATCGCATCTTTCAATTTTGCTCGATTGGTGAAGACTGCCAAGATAAAAAATACGCCGGAGAGTTAACTCGTCTAGAGATTGGCGATGATAATGTGATTCGTGAGTCTTGCACTTTTCACCGTGGCACCAGTCAAGACGAAAGCTTAACCCGAGTGGGTAGCCGTAATTTATTTATGGTGAACGTGCACGTCGCCCACGATTGTCGTATTGGTGATGATTGTATTTTCGCTAATAACGCTACCCTTGCCGGACATGTCCACATTGGTAGCCATGTGATTTTTGGCGGTCATGCCGCGATTCATCAATTTGGTCGAGTAGGCAGCCACGCCTTTATTGCCGGCTGTGCCGCCCTTAATAAAGATGTGCCGCCTTATGTTATGGCTGCCGGTCTGTATGCTAAGCCTTTTGGTGTGAACTCGGAGGGGCTACGTCGACGTGGATTTTCTCCTGAGGCTATTTCTGCCATTAAAAAAGCCTATAAGATTATCTTTAGAAGCGGCAAAACCGTGAGCGAAGTGATCCCAGAGCTTGAAACACTTAATGCTGAGCAGCCAGCAGTGGGCACCATGATTGAATTTTTACAGCAAAATGAGCGCGGTATTATTCGTGCCTGA
- the rnhB gene encoding ribonuclease HII, producing the protein MLEIVYPTGVIVAGVDEVGRGPLVGDVVTAAVILDPARPIIGLNDSKALSDNKRQRLAPLIREQALAWAIGRCSPAEIDELNILHATMLAMSRAVSALSMQPGFVFIDGNRCPNLAMPCQAVVKGDSRVAEISAASILAKVVRDQDMIALDARYPEYGFAKHKGYPTKAHLAALAEHGVLKEYRHSFKPVASALALTGGVIRS; encoded by the coding sequence ATGTTAGAGATTGTCTATCCTACAGGCGTGATAGTCGCGGGCGTGGATGAAGTGGGTCGCGGCCCTTTAGTGGGCGATGTGGTGACGGCTGCGGTGATCCTTGACCCTGCTCGCCCCATTATTGGCTTAAATGACTCTAAAGCCCTCAGCGATAACAAGCGCCAGCGCTTAGCCCCCCTTATTCGCGAGCAAGCGCTAGCTTGGGCCATTGGCCGTTGCAGCCCCGCAGAAATCGATGAACTTAATATCTTACACGCCACTATGCTGGCCATGAGCCGTGCCGTGTCGGCATTAAGTATGCAACCGGGCTTTGTCTTTATTGATGGTAATCGTTGTCCTAACTTAGCCATGCCTTGTCAGGCGGTAGTGAAAGGAGATAGTCGGGTGGCAGAAATTAGTGCGGCCTCCATTTTGGCCAAAGTCGTGCGCGACCAAGACATGATAGCGCTGGATGCCCGTTATCCTGAATACGGCTTTGCCAAACATAAAGGCTACCCGACTAAAGCCCATTTAGCAGCATTAGCAGAGCATGGCGTGCTCAAGGAATATCGTCATAGCTTTAAACCGGTCGCCAGCGCATTAGCGTTAACTGGCGGAGTGATACGTTCATGA
- the dnaE gene encoding DNA polymerase III subunit alpha has translation MSEESSLLKPSAAPVSFVHLRVHSDFSMVDGVAKIAPINQRAQALGYPAIALTDQMNMCGLVRFYGDSHRKGLKPIIGVDIWLQSEELGEQIFRLTLLAMNNTGYQNITRIISAAFERGHIQHKPVVDKAWLAQYNEGVIVLSGAREGDVGSSLLKGNEALALECLAFYQRYFKDRFYLELQRTQRSDEETYLHLAVALASEANLPVVATNEVVFLDKSDFDAHEIRVAIHDGFTLDDKRRPRHYSAEQYLKSPSEMAALFADIPEALANSVEIAKRCNVTVRLGEYFLPDFPTGEMSIEDYLVKCSEQGLEERLNFLFPDNAVREAKRGEYDARLKIELDVINQMGFPGYFLIVMEFIQWSKDNGIPVGPGRGSGAGSLVAYALKITDLDPLEFDLLFERFLNPERVSMPDFDIDFCMDRRDEVIDHVAELYGRDAVSQIITFGTMAAKAVIRDVGRVLGHPYGFVERISKLIPADPGMTLTKAFEVEPKLNEIYEQDEEVKALIDMARRLEGTIRNAGKHAGGVVIAPTRITDFAPLYCDEHGQNPVTQFDKDDVESAGLVKFDFLGLRTLTIIDWALAMINPKLEAQGKAPVDIAAIPMDDPACFKVLKRHETTAVFQLESRGMKDLVKRLQPDCFEDMIALVALFRPGPLQSGMVDNFIDRKHGREAVSYPDATWQHESLKATLEPTYGIILYQEQVMQIAQVLAGYSLGGADLLRRAMGKKKPEEMAKQRAGFEAGAIANGIDGELAVKIFDLVEKFAGYGFNKSHSAAYALVSYQTLWLKTHYPAEFMAAVMTADMDNTDKVVTQVDECQRMGLTLLPPDVNSGRYRFTVNEQGAIVYGIGAIKGVGEGPIDSILAAREAGPFRDLFDFCNRVDLKKLNKRVMEKLVLSGAMDQLGPHRASLMATLPEAMKAAEQHAKAEALGQSDMFGVLVEEAHTKHAFVDVAPWPDKTWLDGERDTLGLYLTGHPINQYAKELRRYTTGRLCDLQATSRDKTTTAAGLVIAARVMTTKRGNRMGILTLDDKSARLDVTLFSEALERYESLLEKDKILVISGQVSFDDFNGGLKMSAREVLQMSEARERFARGLALTINHRQIDNQFFSQLLDILNPVRGGVCPVRVTYYRPGARAQLMLGTEWRVTPTDEMLTSLKQLVGPEQVELLFE, from the coding sequence ATGAGTGAGGAAAGCTCCTTGCTAAAGCCATCAGCTGCGCCCGTTTCTTTTGTGCACCTTAGGGTACATTCTGATTTTTCTATGGTCGATGGCGTGGCAAAAATTGCCCCTATTAACCAACGCGCCCAAGCGTTGGGCTATCCTGCCATTGCGCTCACCGATCAAATGAATATGTGTGGGCTAGTGCGCTTTTATGGTGATAGCCACCGTAAAGGCCTTAAGCCCATTATTGGCGTGGATATTTGGCTACAAAGCGAGGAGCTAGGTGAGCAAATTTTTCGCTTAACCTTGCTGGCCATGAATAATACCGGCTATCAAAACATTACCCGTATTATTTCAGCCGCTTTTGAACGTGGTCATATTCAGCATAAGCCGGTAGTGGATAAAGCGTGGCTGGCACAATATAACGAAGGGGTCATTGTCCTTTCTGGCGCTCGTGAAGGCGATGTAGGCAGCAGCTTGCTAAAAGGCAATGAGGCGCTTGCACTAGAGTGTCTTGCTTTTTATCAGCGCTATTTTAAAGACCGATTTTATCTAGAATTACAGCGCACTCAGCGTAGCGATGAAGAAACTTATCTGCACCTGGCCGTTGCGCTTGCCAGCGAAGCTAACTTACCGGTGGTGGCCACTAATGAAGTGGTGTTTCTTGATAAAAGTGACTTTGACGCCCATGAAATACGGGTCGCTATTCATGATGGCTTTACATTAGATGATAAACGCCGCCCTCGACACTATAGCGCCGAGCAATATCTAAAAAGCCCCAGTGAGATGGCGGCACTGTTTGCCGACATTCCTGAGGCACTGGCTAATAGCGTAGAAATTGCTAAGCGCTGTAATGTGACGGTGCGCTTGGGCGAGTATTTCTTACCGGATTTTCCTACCGGTGAGATGAGCATTGAAGATTATTTAGTGAAATGCTCTGAGCAAGGTTTAGAAGAGCGGCTTAATTTTTTATTTCCCGATAATGCGGTGCGCGAGGCTAAACGCGGCGAATATGACGCACGTTTAAAAATTGAGCTTGATGTAATTAACCAAATGGGCTTTCCCGGTTATTTCTTGATTGTCATGGAGTTTATCCAGTGGTCAAAAGATAACGGTATCCCGGTGGGGCCAGGGCGTGGCTCAGGTGCCGGCTCTTTAGTAGCTTATGCCTTAAAGATCACCGATCTTGACCCTCTGGAATTTGACTTATTATTTGAGCGCTTCTTAAACCCAGAGCGAGTGTCGATGCCGGACTTCGACATCGACTTTTGCATGGACAGGCGTGATGAGGTGATCGATCACGTAGCCGAGCTCTATGGTCGTGATGCCGTTAGCCAAATTATTACCTTTGGTACTATGGCCGCTAAAGCGGTGATCCGCGATGTGGGGCGGGTGCTGGGTCATCCTTATGGCTTTGTGGAGCGGATCTCAAAGTTGATCCCCGCCGATCCTGGCATGACGCTCACTAAGGCGTTTGAAGTTGAGCCCAAACTGAATGAGATCTATGAGCAAGATGAAGAAGTAAAAGCGCTCATTGATATGGCGCGCCGCCTAGAGGGCACCATACGCAACGCCGGCAAACACGCAGGTGGAGTGGTGATAGCGCCGACCCGCATTACCGACTTTGCTCCTTTGTATTGTGATGAGCATGGTCAAAACCCGGTCACCCAATTTGATAAAGACGATGTGGAGTCAGCCGGCTTAGTTAAGTTTGACTTCTTAGGGCTGCGAACCCTGACCATCATCGATTGGGCCTTAGCGATGATTAATCCTAAGCTCGAGGCTCAAGGTAAAGCACCCGTCGATATCGCTGCCATCCCCATGGACGATCCTGCTTGTTTTAAAGTATTAAAGCGCCATGAAACCACGGCCGTGTTCCAGCTAGAGTCGCGGGGCATGAAAGACCTGGTTAAGCGCCTACAACCCGACTGCTTTGAAGATATGATTGCGCTGGTGGCGCTGTTTCGCCCAGGTCCGCTGCAATCGGGCATGGTAGATAACTTTATTGATCGTAAACACGGTCGCGAAGCCGTGTCTTATCCGGATGCAACTTGGCAGCACGAGTCACTTAAAGCCACGCTTGAGCCTACCTACGGCATTATTTTGTATCAAGAGCAGGTGATGCAAATTGCCCAAGTCTTGGCGGGTTACTCTTTAGGCGGTGCAGACTTATTACGCCGCGCCATGGGTAAGAAAAAACCGGAAGAAATGGCTAAGCAGCGTGCGGGCTTTGAAGCCGGTGCTATTGCTAATGGCATTGATGGCGAGCTGGCGGTTAAAATTTTCGACTTAGTTGAAAAGTTTGCCGGCTATGGCTTTAACAAGTCACACTCTGCCGCCTATGCCTTAGTGTCTTATCAAACGTTGTGGCTAAAAACCCATTATCCGGCGGAGTTTATGGCAGCGGTGATGACCGCTGATATGGATAATACCGATAAAGTGGTGACGCAAGTTGATGAATGTCAGCGCATGGGTTTAACCTTGCTGCCGCCCGATGTCAATTCGGGTCGCTATCGCTTTACGGTGAATGAGCAAGGCGCCATCGTTTATGGCATAGGGGCGATTAAAGGCGTGGGCGAGGGCCCCATTGACTCAATTTTAGCGGCGCGTGAAGCAGGGCCCTTTCGTGACTTATTTGATTTTTGTAATAGGGTCGACTTAAAAAAGCTCAATAAACGGGTGATGGAAAAACTAGTGCTCTCGGGCGCTATGGATCAACTGGGTCCGCACCGCGCTTCATTAATGGCCACCTTGCCAGAAGCCATGAAGGCCGCCGAGCAGCATGCGAAAGCCGAGGCACTTGGACAAAGTGATATGTTTGGCGTGCTGGTAGAAGAAGCCCATACTAAACACGCTTTTGTGGATGTCGCACCTTGGCCAGATAAAACTTGGCTCGATGGCGAGCGGGATACGCTTGGCTTATATTTAACGGGCCATCCCATTAATCAATATGCCAAAGAGTTACGTCGCTACACCACTGGGCGCTTATGTGACTTACAAGCTACCAGTCGTGATAAAACCACCACCGCCGCCGGCCTTGTTATTGCCGCGCGAGTCATGACCACTAAGCGTGGTAATCGGATGGGCATTTTAACGTTGGATGATAAATCGGCTCGATTAGACGTTACTTTGTTCTCTGAAGCACTTGAGCGCTATGAGTCTTTGCTAGAAAAGGATAAAATCCTCGTTATTAGCGGCCAAGTGAGTTTTGATGACTTTAATGGCGGCCTTAAAATGTCGGCACGAGAAGTGCTGCAAATGAGTGAAGCGCGCGAGCGTTTTGCGCGTGGCTTAGCACTCACGATTAATCACCGACAAATTGATAACCAATTTTTCAGTCAATTACTGGACATACTCAACCCTGTGCGGGGCGGTGTGTGTCCGGTACGAGTTACTTATTATCGACCTGGAGCACGAGCGCAATTAATGCTTGGCACCGAGTGGCGGGTCACTCCCACCGACGAGATGTTAACATCATTGAAGCAGCTAGTAGGTCCGGAACAAGTCGAACTACTTTTTGAATAG
- the accA gene encoding acetyl-CoA carboxylase carboxyl transferase subunit alpha, whose amino-acid sequence MNQHFLDFEQPIAELQAQIEELRHVNEGDAVDLDEEVNRLEAKRVELTKKVFSNLGPWQVSQLARHPARPHTLDYFEHIFDEFDELAGDRAYADDKAMVGGIARIDGRPVMVIGQQKGRETKEKIRRNFGMPRPEGYRKALRLMEMAERFNMPILTFIDTPGAYPGVGAEERGQSEAIARNLKVMSGLKVPIICTVIGEGGSGGALAIGVGDRVNMLQYSTYSVISPEGCASILWKSAEKASLAAEAMGITAQRIHELKLIDNIVEEPVGGAHGNPALAAQSLKSRLLADLAELDSLDQETLLEQRYQRLMSYGYC is encoded by the coding sequence ATGAACCAGCATTTTTTGGATTTTGAACAGCCGATAGCCGAGCTGCAAGCTCAGATTGAAGAGTTGCGTCATGTCAATGAAGGCGATGCCGTAGATCTGGACGAAGAAGTTAACCGCTTAGAAGCGAAGCGCGTTGAACTGACCAAAAAAGTGTTTAGCAATTTAGGCCCTTGGCAAGTGTCCCAGTTGGCGCGCCATCCTGCGCGGCCTCATACGCTGGATTATTTTGAACACATTTTTGATGAGTTTGATGAATTAGCCGGTGATCGTGCTTATGCCGATGATAAAGCCATGGTGGGCGGTATTGCGCGCATTGATGGTCGTCCTGTTATGGTGATTGGCCAGCAAAAAGGCCGAGAAACCAAAGAAAAAATCCGCCGCAACTTTGGTATGCCTCGCCCAGAAGGCTACCGCAAGGCCTTGCGCCTAATGGAAATGGCCGAGCGCTTTAATATGCCTATTCTCACTTTTATTGACACGCCCGGCGCCTATCCAGGGGTAGGCGCAGAAGAGCGCGGCCAAAGTGAAGCCATTGCCCGTAACTTAAAGGTGATGTCGGGCTTAAAAGTGCCCATTATCTGCACTGTGATAGGTGAGGGTGGCTCAGGTGGCGCGCTAGCTATTGGGGTGGGTGATCGCGTTAACATGTTGCAATACTCAACCTACTCAGTTATTTCTCCAGAAGGCTGTGCGTCTATCTTATGGAAAAGCGCTGAAAAAGCCTCGCTTGCGGCCGAAGCCATGGGGATTACCGCCCAGCGTATTCATGAGCTAAAACTCATTGATAATATAGTAGAAGAGCCGGTGGGCGGCGCGCACGGTAACCCAGCGCTCGCTGCTCAGTCTTTAAAATCGCGTCTACTTGCTGATTTAGCTGAGCTTGACAGCCTAGACCAAGAGACATTACTCGAGCAACGCTATCAGCGGTTGATGAGTTACGGTTATTGCTAA
- the lpxB gene encoding lipid-A-disaccharide synthase — MSAVLFVPEQNNGSLTSAAKVLRIGLVAGEVSGDTLGAGLIRELRTRYPNAIFEGIAGPQMVNEGCKALFDMEALAVMGLVEVLGRLPQILSIRRQITRHFLANPPDVFVGIDAPDFNIDLELKLRNAGIPTVHYVSPSVWAWRQNRIHKIKRATDMVLAFLPFEKAFYDRFDAPCRFIGHTLADQMPLVPDTQAARARLGLKAQGRYLALLPGSRFAEVNLLTPVYLQACQQLKVRFPELEFIVPLVSAKRRAEFLAIKEKVAPSLEVILIEGRGREVMTAADIILLASGTATLEAMLAKKPMVVGYKFKPLSYWLANKLVHTAYASLPNLLAEHMLVPELIQQACTADNIVNELTKLLNNDPQPLIAKFTELHRKIRCNADEQAALAVLELAKLPSSLCSAVK; from the coding sequence ATGAGCGCGGTATTATTCGTGCCTGAGCAAAATAACGGCTCGTTAACGTCTGCCGCCAAAGTATTGCGCATTGGCTTAGTGGCCGGTGAAGTATCAGGCGATACTTTAGGTGCTGGGCTTATTCGCGAACTGCGCACCCGTTATCCCAACGCTATTTTTGAGGGCATTGCTGGCCCGCAAATGGTGAATGAGGGCTGTAAAGCCCTTTTTGATATGGAAGCGCTGGCGGTGATGGGCTTAGTAGAAGTACTCGGTCGGCTGCCACAAATTTTATCCATTAGAAGACAGATTACCCGCCATTTTTTGGCAAATCCGCCGGATGTGTTTGTGGGTATTGATGCACCTGATTTTAATATTGACCTTGAACTTAAGCTACGTAACGCTGGTATTCCTACTGTGCATTATGTTAGCCCCTCAGTATGGGCGTGGCGACAAAATCGCATTCATAAAATAAAGCGCGCTACCGACATGGTGCTGGCTTTCTTGCCGTTTGAAAAAGCCTTTTACGATAGATTTGATGCACCCTGTCGCTTTATTGGGCACACTCTTGCCGATCAAATGCCCTTGGTGCCCGACACTCAAGCGGCGCGCGCCCGCTTAGGCTTAAAAGCACAAGGGCGCTATTTAGCGTTGTTGCCAGGCAGTCGCTTTGCTGAGGTCAATTTACTTACCCCTGTCTACTTACAAGCCTGCCAGCAACTTAAAGTCCGCTTTCCTGAGCTTGAATTTATTGTGCCTTTAGTCAGTGCTAAACGCCGCGCCGAGTTTTTAGCCATTAAAGAAAAGGTGGCGCCCAGCTTAGAGGTTATTTTAATTGAAGGGCGAGGGCGCGAGGTGATGACGGCGGCCGATATTATTTTGCTCGCCTCTGGCACTGCCACCCTTGAGGCGATGTTGGCCAAAAAACCCATGGTCGTAGGTTATAAATTTAAACCGCTAAGCTATTGGTTAGCCAATAAGCTAGTTCACACCGCTTATGCTTCTTTACCTAATTTATTAGCCGAGCATATGTTAGTGCCAGAGCTTATCCAGCAAGCCTGTACCGCTGATAATATTGTGAATGAGCTCACTAAATTGCTAAATAATGATCCTCAGCCTTTAATCGCTAAATTTACTGAGTTACATAGAAAAATCCGCTGTAATGCCGATGAGCAAGCGGCATTAGCGGTATTAGAATTAGCTAAGCTTCCCTCTTCTTTATGTTCTGCAGTTAAGTAA
- the lpxD gene encoding UDP-3-O-(3-hydroxymyristoyl)glucosamine N-acyltransferase encodes MTITLQELARQLGAQFNGDPNVVIRRVNTLDKAGPDDVAFLSDKHYRHLLANTKAAAVIVTAADQALCAVPSLVMDNPYLGFALAAQALDITPQPAADIHPTAVIGDNVTLGKGVAIGANAVLESGVTLGDNVVIGAGCFIGKQASLGAGTRLWANVVIYHQVVLGDDCLVQAGAVIGGDGFGYANNKGEWIKIPQLGTVLIGNRVEIGAGTTIDRGALSDTVIADNVIIDNLCQIAHNVKIGYGSAIAGGTIMAGSLTVGKYCIIGGGTVINGHIELCDGVTITGMSMVMRGISEPGVYSSGVPLQPNKQWRKTAARVMRIDDLHKRVKTLEKKSNNKN; translated from the coding sequence ATGACGATTACCTTACAAGAGCTGGCTCGCCAGCTCGGGGCCCAGTTTAACGGCGATCCTAACGTAGTTATTCGCCGCGTGAACACCCTTGATAAAGCCGGCCCTGATGACGTGGCTTTTTTATCAGATAAACACTATCGCCACTTATTAGCCAACACTAAAGCGGCGGCGGTGATTGTTACCGCTGCCGATCAAGCCTTATGCGCGGTGCCAAGCTTAGTGATGGACAACCCTTACCTAGGCTTTGCTTTAGCGGCGCAAGCACTCGATATCACACCGCAGCCGGCTGCGGATATTCATCCTACTGCCGTAATAGGTGACAATGTCACGCTGGGGAAAGGGGTGGCGATTGGCGCTAATGCAGTGCTTGAGTCAGGGGTGACCCTAGGCGATAACGTAGTGATAGGTGCGGGCTGCTTTATAGGTAAACAAGCCTCCCTTGGCGCGGGTACTCGCCTATGGGCCAATGTAGTTATTTATCACCAAGTGGTACTGGGTGACGATTGTTTAGTTCAAGCGGGAGCGGTGATCGGCGGCGATGGCTTTGGTTATGCCAATAATAAAGGCGAGTGGATAAAAATTCCTCAGCTAGGCACAGTGCTTATTGGCAACCGAGTGGAAATTGGTGCCGGTACTACCATTGATCGCGGCGCCTTAAGCGATACTGTGATTGCTGATAACGTGATTATCGATAATCTTTGCCAAATCGCCCATAACGTTAAGATAGGCTACGGAAGTGCCATAGCCGGTGGTACCATAATGGCCGGTAGTCTCACTGTCGGTAAATACTGTATTATTGGCGGTGGCACCGTTATTAATGGCCACATTGAATTGTGTGACGGCGTAACCATTACTGGCATGAGTATGGTAATGCGCGGTATTAGTGAGCCTGGCGTCTATTCTTCTGGCGTGCCGCTGCAGCCAAATAAACAATGGCGTAAAACCGCGGCTCGGGTCATGCGCATCGATGATTTGCACAAGCGAGTAAAAACGCTTGAAAAAAAATCAAACAATAAAAATTAA
- the fabZ gene encoding 3-hydroxyacyl-ACP dehydratase FabZ, with translation MNTEKNQLDIQEILELLPHRYPFLMVDKVDHYEISPERKTLRGIKNVSFNEPMFTGHFPGKPVFPGVLILEAMAQATGILAFKMVGKPQPGELYYFASIDNARFKRPVVPGDQLVLDVVYLKERRGIAKFTGVATVDGEVVCSAELMCAKRGG, from the coding sequence CTGAACACCGAAAAAAATCAGTTAGATATCCAGGAAATTCTGGAACTCTTGCCACATCGCTACCCGTTTTTAATGGTAGACAAAGTGGACCATTATGAAATTAGCCCTGAGCGCAAAACCCTGAGAGGCATTAAGAACGTGTCTTTCAACGAGCCCATGTTCACTGGTCATTTCCCTGGTAAGCCAGTTTTTCCTGGGGTGCTTATTTTAGAAGCCATGGCGCAAGCCACCGGTATTTTGGCTTTTAAAATGGTAGGTAAGCCACAACCTGGCGAGCTTTACTATTTCGCATCTATTGATAATGCCCGCTTTAAGCGCCCCGTGGTGCCAGGCGACCAGTTAGTATTAGACGTGGTCTATTTGAAAGAGCGTCGTGGTATTGCCAAATTTACCGGTGTGGCCACAGTAGACGGTGAAGTGGTGTGTAGCGCCGAATTAATGTGTGCCAAACGCGGAGGTTAA